Proteins encoded by one window of Microscilla marina ATCC 23134:
- a CDS encoding 7TM diverse intracellular signaling domain-containing protein has protein sequence MIKGIQRIIFLMHLLGFVQPVCAQQTIVVKDAQKLLHVGNKIEVLADKSGKLTLQDVLTAEVQKRFKPHKRLVFSQAPSHTAYWLRFKVKNETNRDIWFALGDTRSWYLDFFAPNPSGAYADPVLLGVMRPQPTGALLGKYYTVPLKSASSDPNVYYVRIAGEFAITHLFQIGTTTAITRQFGIYNAILAGFIGLIVAMGVYNLFLFFATKDKIYLIYVGYLVIVFFSTPFNNGQTLFFGQWFWSYFTVWQSLLFWLVTLFVDRYLDLATNAVNVRRWLWLLTSVLGGVFPLLNLSGISLVYLISPLQLITLVYTFSLLVCGFYLLYKGVHTARFYTLGWSSVVISSFVYMMARNGILPLNVFTTQVLYFGFGAEALLFSLALGDRLNSLKKEKEKIQAQNLRLMTRQKDDLESMVQQRTQDIESMHQRLSLATKSASIGIWEYNYNTQRMTWDEQMYLLYGDIEKSFGGSIKEWLYYIRPQDITLLKAAFKQLKKRHKVSNVDFRIVTPQNEERWVCLSAILQRNENADLKNITGTIHDITSIKNANERLKENNLLLDSINYIQKEFIASENPETVFDFLLHQLLDITGSKQGLVGEVKQKEAQKPHFTAFAATSIGLSDQAKAQIDALKCADLLLNQVLSDGTPLIINDLTAATTQLVQTEDCTLIHSFLGIPLFMHDQLIGLVVVTNCESGYSQQTLQKLDPLLSTTSRLLSAYRKEQERLALMKALQKTTLEAQQASVAKSEFLANMSHEIRTPLNGVVGFVDLLLQTNLDATQKQYLDIVSQSGNTLLEIINDILDFSKIEAGKMELLPVKVDLAQMCDGLRDLMIYQTKQKGLEMILSLAGDLPQYAWFDEMRLKQVLTNLLSNAVKFTSKGTIEFKVTMLQKESNQKALLRFLVKDTGVGILPENQQKIFEAFLQEDTSTTKRFGGTGLGLSISNRLLALMDSRLCLESTHGKGSTFYFDIWVNCVFEEHNDWSRLDAIKQVLVIHHHPVQSARIEAILKEKGIQVTQAMHGISGIELLQANPYFQAVFIAEEMPFMDGMQTAQEIRQTLGLSNLPLVLLNSSNSGSSQAEGLALYQQWIGTTPQPSQLYKVLSKITEGLAETASTNEPKKDQAGSVLQKVLIVEDNEVNMLLMNEIIAKLLPSAKILMAHSGEEALAIYQTALPETILMDVQMPGMNGYETTRQIRKIEQTLGQQRSKIVAVTAGALKEEKALCIEAGMDEFVTKPINKSDIQHIFTDQA, from the coding sequence ATGATAAAAGGTATACAAAGAATCATTTTTTTGATGCATTTGCTGGGTTTTGTGCAGCCCGTATGTGCGCAGCAAACCATCGTAGTAAAAGATGCCCAAAAGTTATTACACGTAGGGAACAAAATTGAGGTATTGGCAGATAAAAGTGGCAAGCTTACCTTACAAGATGTACTCACTGCTGAGGTGCAAAAACGCTTTAAACCCCACAAACGACTGGTTTTTAGCCAGGCACCTTCTCACACTGCATATTGGCTTAGGTTTAAAGTCAAAAACGAAACAAATCGTGATATATGGTTTGCATTAGGAGACACTCGTAGCTGGTACCTTGATTTTTTTGCCCCCAATCCATCAGGGGCGTATGCTGATCCTGTATTGTTAGGAGTAATGCGCCCTCAGCCAACCGGAGCCCTTTTGGGGAAATACTATACCGTTCCTCTAAAAAGTGCCAGTTCAGACCCCAACGTGTATTATGTACGCATAGCCGGAGAGTTTGCCATCACCCATTTGTTTCAAATAGGCACTACTACAGCCATTACAAGGCAGTTTGGCATATACAATGCTATTTTGGCAGGCTTCATAGGGCTTATTGTGGCTATGGGAGTGTATAACCTGTTTTTGTTTTTTGCTACCAAAGACAAAATCTACCTCATATATGTGGGCTACCTTGTCATTGTATTTTTTAGCACTCCCTTCAACAATGGGCAAACCTTGTTTTTTGGCCAGTGGTTTTGGTCATACTTCACCGTTTGGCAATCCCTCTTGTTTTGGTTGGTTACCTTATTTGTAGACCGTTATTTGGACTTGGCAACGAATGCAGTAAATGTAAGACGTTGGCTCTGGTTGCTTACCTCAGTCCTTGGAGGGGTTTTTCCATTGCTTAATTTATCGGGCATAAGCTTGGTATACCTTATTTCGCCTTTGCAATTAATTACTCTGGTGTATACCTTCAGCTTGTTGGTTTGTGGGTTCTACCTTTTGTACAAAGGAGTACATACTGCTCGTTTTTATACCTTGGGTTGGAGCTCTGTAGTCATCAGTTCATTTGTTTACATGATGGCAAGAAATGGCATATTACCACTCAATGTATTTACCACTCAAGTATTGTATTTTGGCTTTGGTGCCGAGGCATTGTTGTTTTCGTTGGCGTTGGGCGACAGGCTCAATAGTTTAAAAAAAGAAAAAGAAAAAATACAAGCCCAAAATCTTCGGTTAATGACACGCCAAAAAGACGATTTGGAAAGTATGGTGCAGCAACGTACACAAGATATAGAATCCATGCACCAAAGGCTGAGTCTGGCGACCAAATCGGCAAGCATTGGGATTTGGGAGTATAACTACAACACCCAACGTATGACCTGGGATGAGCAAATGTACTTATTGTACGGAGATATTGAAAAGTCCTTTGGGGGAAGCATCAAAGAATGGTTGTATTATATCCGTCCTCAAGACATAACATTACTTAAAGCCGCGTTTAAACAGCTAAAAAAACGACACAAAGTATCTAATGTTGATTTTAGAATTGTGACCCCACAAAATGAAGAACGTTGGGTGTGCCTGTCAGCGATATTGCAACGAAACGAAAACGCTGACCTGAAAAATATTACAGGAACCATTCACGACATTACCAGTATAAAAAATGCCAACGAGCGACTGAAAGAAAACAACCTCTTACTGGATTCTATCAATTATATTCAAAAAGAATTTATAGCGAGCGAAAACCCTGAAACAGTATTCGATTTTTTGTTACATCAATTGCTGGACATTACAGGTAGTAAACAAGGATTGGTAGGAGAGGTAAAGCAAAAAGAGGCACAAAAACCCCATTTTACTGCCTTTGCTGCTACCAGCATTGGGCTGTCTGATCAGGCAAAAGCTCAAATTGATGCCTTGAAGTGTGCTGATCTATTACTAAATCAGGTATTGTCTGATGGCACTCCACTGATTATCAATGACCTGACAGCAGCCACCACCCAACTAGTGCAAACCGAAGATTGTACCTTGATTCATTCTTTTTTGGGCATTCCCTTATTTATGCATGATCAACTGATAGGTTTGGTGGTAGTGACAAACTGTGAGAGTGGCTACAGCCAGCAAACACTCCAAAAACTTGACCCCTTGCTTTCTACTACTTCAAGGCTGTTGTCTGCTTATCGTAAAGAGCAAGAAAGATTGGCGCTCATGAAGGCGTTGCAAAAAACCACCCTGGAGGCACAGCAGGCAAGTGTTGCCAAATCAGAGTTTTTGGCCAACATGAGTCACGAGATCAGAACCCCTTTGAATGGTGTAGTGGGTTTTGTAGACTTATTGCTACAAACCAACCTTGATGCCACACAGAAACAATACCTTGACATTGTGTCGCAATCGGGCAATACCTTGTTGGAAATTATCAACGATATCTTAGACTTTTCTAAAATTGAAGCCGGAAAAATGGAGTTATTGCCTGTAAAGGTAGACCTGGCCCAGATGTGTGATGGCTTGAGGGATTTGATGATTTATCAAACCAAACAAAAAGGGTTAGAAATGATTTTGAGCCTGGCAGGTGACTTGCCTCAATATGCCTGGTTTGACGAAATGCGCCTTAAGCAAGTCTTGACCAACTTACTGTCTAATGCAGTAAAGTTTACTTCAAAAGGAACCATTGAGTTTAAAGTAACTATGCTGCAAAAAGAGAGTAATCAGAAGGCTTTACTGCGGTTTTTGGTCAAAGATACCGGAGTAGGCATCCTGCCTGAAAACCAGCAAAAGATTTTTGAAGCCTTTTTGCAAGAAGATACCTCTACAACCAAACGATTTGGTGGTACTGGTCTAGGCTTGAGTATATCTAATCGGCTACTGGCTTTAATGGACAGTCGTTTATGCCTGGAAAGTACCCATGGCAAAGGTAGTACTTTTTATTTTGATATCTGGGTCAATTGTGTGTTTGAAGAGCATAACGACTGGAGCAGGCTCGATGCCATTAAACAAGTATTGGTGATACACCACCACCCGGTACAAAGTGCACGGATTGAGGCAATACTTAAAGAAAAAGGCATACAGGTGACTCAAGCAATGCATGGTATTAGTGGCATCGAGTTGTTGCAGGCAAACCCGTATTTTCAGGCAGTGTTCATAGCCGAGGAGATGCCTTTTATGGATGGTATGCAAACTGCCCAAGAAATAAGGCAAACCCTGGGGTTGAGCAATTTGCCCTTGGTATTACTAAATAGCTCTAACTCAGGTAGTAGTCAAGCAGAAGGCTTGGCGCTTTACCAACAGTGGATAGGAACAACACCCCAACCATCTCAGTTATATAAGGTTTTGTCAAAAATAACCGAAGGCCTCGCTGAAACAGCATCGACAAACGAACCAAAGAAAGACCAGGCAGGCAGTGTATTGCAAAAGGTGTTGATTGTAGAAGATAATGAAGTAAATATGCTTTTAATGAATGAAATAATAGCCAAGCTACTTCCTTCGGCTAAAATACTGATGGCGCATAGCGGCGAAGAAGCATTGGCTATATACCAGACCGCATTGCCTGAAACAATACTGATGGATGTGCAAATGCCCGGCATGAACGGTTATGAAACTACCCGGCAAATAAGGAAAATAGAGCAAACACTTGGGCAGCAAAGATCAAAAATTGTAGCGGTGACTGCGGGTGCGCTCAAAGAAGAAAAAGCCCTTTGCATAGAGGCTGGCATGGACGAATTTGTAACCAAACCCATCAACAAAAGCGATATACAGCACATTTTTACAGATCAGGCATAA